The Tenuifilum sp. 4138str genome contains the following window.
ACCTATAAGCCCGAGGAGCTTGAGTTACACATCAAGTCAATTAACATGCTTTATGATGTGCGCGAAAAGATGATAAAGAGCATTACGCTTAACCTTCCCCTCGATGAGATTAACGATATTTTTATTGACGATATTTTGAAGTATGTGCAACGCGATAAGGCTAATATCACCCTAAAATTTAAGGTTTACGATCCGGAGTACCAGGTTGCTGTGGATTTGTTCTCCAGGGCTTACCGCGTAAACATAACTCAGGATTTTATTGATTACCTTAACGATAGCGAGATTAACTACAAAGTTGCCATGGAGTAAACCTTTTATCAAATTTTTGGTTTAAATTTGTAATTGTTTTGATATCGACAAATCTAACTTAAAACATATAAACTATGGCATTAGCAGTAACTGACGCAAATTTTGATGAGCTTGTGCTCAACTCCGGAAAACCCGCAATGGTTGATTTTTGGGCAGAGTGGTGTGGGCCCTGCCGTATGATTGCTCCTTACGTTGAGCAAATGGCTGAGGAGTATAAGGATAAGGCAGTGGTAGCAAAGGTTGATGTTGACAGCAACCCAGGAATTGCCGCACGCTATGGTATTCGCAATATTCCTACCGTTTTATTCTTTAAGAACGGGCAAATGGTCGATAAACAGGTAGGCGCTGTACCCAAGAGCGCTCTTGTTGCTAAGCTCGAGGCATTACTGTAAGTATTTCAATCACCATACAAGCCGGGTGTGCTTTACCCGGCTTTAGTTTTTTTAATTTGATAGCTATGCGAGTTTGTGTTTACTGTGCTTCCAGCTCAAAGGTAGATGCCAAGTACTTTGAGGCGACTAAAGTTTTAGCCAAAGAGCTTGTGGCCAAAAATGTAACAATTGTTTACGGTGGCGGCTCCCATGGGCTTATGGGCTGCATTGCCGATACCGCATTAGAGCATGGTGGTAAAGTAATTGGCGTTTTACCCCGTTTCATGGAGAAGGTGGAGTGGGGGCATAAGAACCTTACCCAGCTCATACTGGTTAAGGATATGCATGAGCGTAAAAAGCTGCTTATTCAGGATGTTGATGCGGTTGTAGCCCTGCCTGGCGGTTGTGGAACACTTGAGGAACTCATGGAGGTTATAACCCTTAAACGGCTTGGTAAGTTTACCAAACCTATTGTAATACTGAACACTGACAATTTCTACTACCACCTTAAGGAGATGCTCCAAAAGATGATTGATGAACGATTCATGCGTGATGAGCATAATGCCATCTGGCAGTTTGTTGATAATCCGGAGGAAGTAATACCGGCAATACTAAATGCTCCCCATTGGGATTCCGATGCAATTAACTTTGCGGCGGTATAAATGGCTATTAACTATTACAATTAGTTCATGTATAATAGTAGTTTCATGAGTTAAAAAATTCAACCGGGCTAATTTCTAGAGGAATGAATCGGAATGAATCGGAATAAATAGAATATGATGGAGTTAGAGGAAGTTAGAGGAATTTTAGTTCGTTAAACGTGAACAGTAGGCTTTATAAAGTAAAACACGAGATTTTGAGTGGAAATGATTCAGAATGATTAGGAAATTCAAAATATGAGGGAGTTAGAGGAATATGGGATAGCTAAATCTTATACCTTGAAATATAAAGTTTTACCAGTCTGATAAAAAATAGGAACGCAGTAACATTTTTAGAGACGAATAGTCAATAAAAACAAAAAAATACTAGTCATTAATTGGCTAGTATTTTTTTTGTATTAGGTTTGGAACAGTAGTAAAAAAGGATATTAATACTGATTTTTAATCAACATTAATTTACATTCAAAAAATACTCAATAACGCTATCTTTTCCATTAAGATAATCATCATGAGTTCTTTTAATTTCAATATCTGGCGTGAGCCCATAATTAAACCCTTGACTGCAGGCGTTTTTAACCATTCGGTGAGCTACCATTAATGTTATGTTTGGTATAGATAATTGAATGGGAACAAGAGATGTGTATGTTGAAGTCCGACCAAACGTTTCTTCTCCTATAAGGGTTGCAAAATTATAACACTTACAAGTAGATGCAAATGTCAATGCTGCAGAGAATGTTTTACTCCCTATTAAAACAAATACTTTACCATTGTATTTAACCCTATTCTTAACTTTAATAGCTGAACTATCTAATTCAACTATGCTGCCATCATTAGTTAAAAAGTAATTATTATATTCTGGACTTTTAAGGTATGAACTATCAGAGAGTTCTTCCTTTAGGATTTCTTCGTATAATTTCTTTTGATGCAAACTTCTTTTTAAATAAGCTTTCCCCATACTATAATCATTTGTTGCAATGTAATCAAGAATACATAAACTTGGGTAATCCCTT
Protein-coding sequences here:
- a CDS encoding TIGR00730 family Rossman fold protein — translated: MRVCVYCASSSKVDAKYFEATKVLAKELVAKNVTIVYGGGSHGLMGCIADTALEHGGKVIGVLPRFMEKVEWGHKNLTQLILVKDMHERKKLLIQDVDAVVALPGGCGTLEELMEVITLKRLGKFTKPIVILNTDNFYYHLKEMLQKMIDERFMRDEHNAIWQFVDNPEEVIPAILNAPHWDSDAINFAAV
- the trxA gene encoding thioredoxin, with protein sequence MALAVTDANFDELVLNSGKPAMVDFWAEWCGPCRMIAPYVEQMAEEYKDKAVVAKVDVDSNPGIAARYGIRNIPTVLFFKNGQMVDKQVGAVPKSALVAKLEALL